A genome region from Triticum aestivum cultivar Chinese Spring chromosome 2B, IWGSC CS RefSeq v2.1, whole genome shotgun sequence includes the following:
- the LOC123046080 gene encoding cytokinin dehydrogenase 8 — protein MDLRALYMYAAVLALLLCSAATFIQSPTDVFGPVALLEPTPSSARDFGAVVSDAPFAILRPGSSADIALLLGALSSAPPRPRATVAARGVGHSLQGQAQARDGIVVETRSLPRSVAVVVAARAGGEATARAYADVGAGALWVEVLEECLKAGLAPLSWTDYLYLTVGGTLSNAGISGQAFKHGPQISNVLQLQVVTGNGEVVTCSRTKSPDLFFAVLGGLGQFGIITRARILLQEAPPKVRWVRAFYDSFETFTKDQELLISMPEQVDYVEGFMVLDEHSIHSSSIAFPARIDFSPDFGSNGKRKVYYCIEFAVHDFGSSVDNVVELVAGKMSHMRPHMYSVEVSYFDFLNRVRMEEESLRSQGLWDVPHPWLNMFVPKHGVAQLKDLLMDTVLAGYFQGAILVYPLLTDKWDRNTSAVIPSAPDGVMYIFSVLRSADPSRCGRGCVEEILEQHRRVADEACRVGGGIGAKQYLARQPTQAHWRSHFGPSWDRFLARKARYDPVRVLGPGQGIFPWTDSASSM, from the exons ATGGACCTCAGGGCGCTGTACATGTACGCCGCCGTCCTAGCCCTGCTCCTCTGCTCCGCGGCGACCTTCATCCAGAGCCCCACCGACGTGTTCGGCCCGGTGGCGCTCCTCGAGCCGACCCCGTCCTCGGCGCGCGACTTCGGCGCCGTCGTCTCCGACGCGCCCTTCGCGATCCTTCGGCCGGGGTCCTCCgccgacatcgcgctcctcctggGCGCGCTGTCGTCCGCACCGCCGCGCCCGAGAGCGACCGTGGCTGCGCGCGGCGTGGGGCACTCGCTCCAGGGCCAGGCGCAGGCGCGCGACGGCATTGTGGTGGAGACGCGTTCCCTGCCACGCAGCGTGGCGGTGGTCgtggcggcgcgggcgggcggcgaGGCCACCGCGCGCGCGTACGCGGACGTGGGCGCCGGCGCTCTGTGGGTGGAGGTACTGGAGGAGTGCCTGAAGGCCGGCCTGGCGCCGCTGTCCTGGACGGACTACTTGTACCTCACCGTGGGCGGGACGCTGTCCAATGCCGGCATCAGCGGCCAGGCGTTCAAGCATGGCCCGCAGATCAGCAACGTCCTGCAGCTCCAAGTCGTCACAG GGAATGGGGAGGTCGTGACATGCTCACGCACCAAGAGCCCGGATCTCTTCTTCGCAGTTCTTGGTGGTCTTGGCCAGTTCGGCATCATCACCAGGGCAAGGATTCTACTCCAAGAAGCTCCTCCAAAG GTGCGATGGGTGAGGGCCTTCTACGACAGCTTCGAAACATTCACGAAGGACCAAGAGCTTCTGATCTCAATGCCGGAGCAGGTGGACTACGTGGAGGGGTTCATGGTTCTGGATGAGCACTCCATCCACAGCTCATCCATTGCCTTCCCCGCTCGCATCGATTTCAGCCCAGACTTCGGCTCCAATGGCAAGAGGAAGGTCTACTACTGCATAGAGTTTGCAGTGCATGACTTCGGCTCCAGTGTCGACAAT GTTGTGGAGCTGGTGGCAGGGAAGATGAGCCACATGAGGCCCCACATGTACAGTGTGGAGGTGTCCTACTTCGACTTCCTGAACAGGGTGAGGATGGAGGAGGAGAGCCTGAGGAGCCAGGGGCTCTGGGACGTGCCTCACCCCTGGCTCAACATGTTCGTGCCCAAGCATGGCGTCGCTCAGCTCAAGGACCTGCTCATGGACACCGTCTTGGCAGGATACTTCCAGGGGGCCATCCTTGTCTACCCTCTCCTCACTGACAA GTGGGACAGGAACACGTCGGCGGTCATCCCGTCGGCGCCGGACGGGGTGATGTACATCTTCAGCGTGCTCCGGTCGGCCGACCCGTCGCGGTGCGGCCGCGGCTGCGTCGAGGAGATCCTGGAGCAGCACCGCCGGGTGGCCGACGAGGCGTGCCGGGTCGGCGGCGGCATCGGCGCCAAGCAGTACCTTGCCCGGCAGCCCACGCAGGCGCATTGGCGCAGCCATTTCGGGCCCAGCTGGGACCGCTTCCTGGCCCGCAAGGCCCGGTACGACCCAGTGCGTGTGCTTGGGCCGGGCCAAGGCATTTTTCCTTGGACGGATTCCGCGAGCTCCATGTGA